The following are encoded together in the Candidatus Limnocylindrales bacterium genome:
- a CDS encoding adenylate/guanylate cyclase domain-containing protein, with protein MSLRRFPNPPLWFWLSFAIAMIANRVAGLAAEESIAVMSRVSGFAEEVRAHSLLYVRYWQGIAYPSVIAFLYWYLRPVLSWFEAGAVQPAPALVQRRVISAPLMYALSGFLAWFAGIPLFIGITLGRFHRWAPELASQHILTPLINGYLAATISYFLVDRVYRAMVYPKVFPEGGLAGVRGAVALGVRGRFFQLLLALSFIPMFVMLGLTRAAQARLDLGLHQTAQYRIEHGLEAVTLLRELATASEATFVVYVLVGGVLAILVTRTVTQSIEEAAAALKRVQRGDLEVRVRVDSADEIGVLEDGVNQMVAALRDRERILQSFGRVVEPSVRDRLLSSNVGQGGELREATVLFCDLRGFTAFTESHGAEEAVATLNEFFTVTTAWVRECGGLVDKFIGDAALVVFGLLDEDRSVENVRRAAVAGLRCALGLEEKLKDVNARRRAEGNEELAVTIAVHSGEVVAGVIGSFDRHEYTVVGDTVNVAARLQQAAKDYGGVVASAETFLLARQGGLEAPVRRTESIALRGRREPVTLYAIGPGEASLASA; from the coding sequence GATCGCGGTGATGTCGCGCGTCAGCGGTTTTGCCGAGGAGGTGCGCGCGCACAGCCTGCTGTACGTGCGTTACTGGCAGGGCATCGCTTACCCGAGCGTCATCGCTTTCCTGTACTGGTACCTGCGGCCCGTCCTGTCGTGGTTCGAAGCGGGCGCCGTGCAGCCGGCTCCGGCGCTCGTCCAGCGCCGCGTGATCAGCGCGCCGCTGATGTATGCGCTGTCGGGTTTTCTCGCTTGGTTCGCCGGGATCCCCTTGTTCATCGGAATCACGCTCGGAAGGTTCCACCGGTGGGCGCCGGAGCTCGCGTCGCAGCACATCCTGACGCCGCTCATCAACGGTTACCTCGCCGCGACGATCTCGTACTTTCTCGTCGATCGCGTCTACCGTGCGATGGTCTATCCGAAGGTCTTTCCGGAGGGCGGCCTCGCCGGTGTCCGCGGCGCAGTCGCGCTCGGCGTACGCGGCCGCTTCTTCCAGCTGCTGCTCGCGCTGTCGTTCATCCCGATGTTCGTGATGCTCGGCCTTACGCGGGCTGCTCAGGCCCGTCTGGACCTCGGCCTGCATCAGACCGCCCAATACCGTATCGAGCACGGCCTGGAGGCCGTTACGCTGCTGCGCGAGCTCGCCACGGCAAGCGAAGCGACGTTCGTCGTCTACGTGCTGGTCGGCGGCGTGCTCGCGATCCTCGTCACGCGCACCGTGACGCAGTCGATCGAGGAAGCGGCGGCGGCCCTCAAGCGCGTGCAGCGCGGCGATCTCGAGGTTCGCGTCCGCGTGGACTCGGCCGACGAGATCGGCGTGCTCGAAGACGGCGTCAACCAGATGGTCGCGGCGCTGCGCGACCGCGAGCGCATTCTCCAGTCGTTCGGCCGCGTCGTGGAGCCCAGCGTGCGCGACCGCCTGCTGAGCAGCAACGTCGGGCAGGGCGGCGAGCTTCGCGAGGCGACCGTGCTGTTCTGCGACCTGCGCGGCTTTACCGCGTTCACCGAATCGCACGGCGCCGAGGAAGCGGTCGCGACGCTCAACGAATTCTTCACGGTGACGACCGCGTGGGTGCGCGAATGCGGAGGCCTCGTCGACAAATTCATCGGCGACGCCGCGCTCGTCGTGTTCGGGCTGCTCGACGAAGACCGCAGCGTCGAGAACGTGCGGCGAGCGGCGGTGGCGGGCCTTCGCTGCGCGCTCGGGCTCGAGGAGAAACTGAAGGACGTCAACGCGCGCCGGCGCGCGGAAGGCAACGAGGAGCTTGCCGTGACGATCGCCGTGCACAGCGGCGAAGTCGTTGCCGGCGTGATCGGATCGTTCGACCGGCACGAGTACACGGTGGTCGGCGACACCGTCAACGTCGCGGCGCGGCTGCAGCAGGCCGCCAAGGATTACGGCGGCGTGGTCGCATCGGCCGAGACGTTCCTGCTCGCGAGGCAGGGAGGGCTCGAGGCTCCGGTGCGGCGCACCGAATCCATCGCGCTGCGCGGCCGCCGCGAGCCGGTCACGCTTTACGCGATCGGCCCGGGCGAAGCCTCGCTGGCATCCGCGTAG